Proteins from a single region of Roseateles sp. XES5:
- a CDS encoding magnesium and cobalt transport protein CorA has translation MSARGSAQAGIVASSVYMAGRRVADIPIEEAGAWAGKEGHVVWIGLLEPSRDLLLRVQAQFNLHDLAIEDAEHPHQRPKLEQYGDALFIVARTAQLIERRVTFGETHLFVGKGYIVSVRHGPSTSYATVRQHWETCPHSLAKGEDFVLYAILDFIVDNYMPVLEQLEYEVEEIEDKVLVKPMTASDIERLYMMRRDLLRLRNAALPLVEVCRRLTSADLSQIQLAMHPLFRDVTDHIRTVQEKIDSLREVLAFAFEASLLVGQSQETAISKKLASWAAILAVPTALAGIYGMNFSDMPELRMAYGYPIVLTAIAATCTFLYWRFRKNGWL, from the coding sequence ATGTCGGCGCGGGGATCCGCGCAAGCCGGGATCGTCGCCTCCAGCGTCTATATGGCGGGCCGGCGCGTCGCGGATATTCCCATCGAGGAGGCCGGCGCCTGGGCGGGCAAGGAAGGCCATGTGGTGTGGATCGGCCTTCTGGAGCCGAGCCGCGACCTTCTTCTGCGCGTGCAGGCGCAGTTCAACCTGCACGATCTCGCCATCGAGGATGCCGAACATCCGCACCAGCGCCCCAAGCTGGAGCAATATGGCGATGCGCTGTTCATCGTGGCGCGCACGGCGCAACTCATCGAGCGCCGCGTCACCTTCGGCGAAACGCATCTCTTCGTCGGCAAGGGCTATATCGTCAGCGTGCGGCACGGCCCGTCGACCTCCTATGCCACGGTCCGTCAGCATTGGGAGACCTGTCCGCATTCGCTGGCCAAGGGCGAGGATTTCGTGCTCTACGCCATCCTCGATTTCATCGTCGACAATTACATGCCCGTGCTGGAGCAGCTGGAATACGAAGTCGAGGAGATCGAGGACAAGGTGCTCGTCAAGCCGATGACGGCGAGCGATATCGAGCGGCTCTACATGATGCGCCGCGACCTTCTGCGCCTGCGCAATGCCGCGCTGCCGCTGGTCGAGGTCTGCCGGCGGTTGACGAGCGCCGACCTGTCGCAGATCCAACTGGCCATGCATCCGCTGTTCCGCGACGTGACGGACCATATCCGAACGGTGCAGGAAAAGATCGACAGTTTGCGGGAGGTGCTGGCCTTCGCCTTCGAGGCGAGCCTGCTGGTCGGCCAGAGCCAGGAAACCGCGATCTCCAAGAAGCTTGCGTCCTGGGCGGCCATTCTTGCCGTGCCGACGGCGCTCGCCGGCATCTACGGCATGAATTTCAGCGACATGCCGGAACTGCGCATGGCCTACGGCTACCCGATCGTGCTGACGGCGATCGCCGCGACCTGCACCTTCCTCTATTGGCGGTTCCGCAAGAACGGCTGG
- a CDS encoding GNAT family N-acetyltransferase, with protein MLYRLDGSNILRLKPAMTTLLREMDIPPASADYILRRVARTLLPGGKATIAAFDRDGRRIGYTLGMNGLSMAPSCRFFLLHAPDDIGDIGFLLESIVAEARMDGRVSLFTEVEEEDRQTTMALEAAGFALRFTENAMTIPVPSAGGPAAAEGIQSFRDFFGAPSLARLASVCHLYRSAYPDVPTSFDVGDIPEEFSLGELQDSDVMPDASFFALDDGHPVGLIQTVRRGGDDAAPNIELVLVSPEYRNRGIGSRLVDAALGALALPGYREVSSLTWGGNSGMNATFARRGGKTGSAYLTYSLTT; from the coding sequence ATGCTGTACCGTCTGGACGGCTCCAACATCCTGCGGCTGAAGCCTGCAATGACGACGCTCCTGAGGGAGATGGACATTCCGCCTGCAAGTGCGGACTACATCCTGCGGCGCGTGGCGCGAACCCTGCTGCCGGGCGGCAAAGCGACGATCGCCGCCTTTGACCGCGACGGGCGCAGGATCGGCTACACGCTCGGAATGAACGGCCTTTCCATGGCACCGTCCTGCCGGTTCTTCCTGCTGCACGCGCCTGACGATATCGGCGACATCGGCTTCCTGCTCGAATCCATCGTCGCGGAAGCGCGTATGGATGGCAGGGTTTCCCTCTTCACCGAGGTGGAGGAAGAGGACCGGCAGACCACGATGGCGCTGGAGGCCGCAGGCTTTGCGCTGCGCTTCACGGAAAACGCGATGACGATACCCGTCCCGAGCGCCGGCGGCCCTGCCGCCGCCGAAGGGATCCAGTCCTTTCGGGATTTCTTCGGCGCACCATCGCTCGCCCGTCTCGCTTCGGTCTGCCATCTCTACAGGAGTGCCTATCCCGACGTGCCGACATCCTTCGATGTCGGCGACATTCCCGAGGAGTTTTCCCTGGGCGAACTGCAGGACAGCGATGTGATGCCGGACGCCTCGTTCTTCGCGCTGGACGACGGACATCCCGTCGGCCTCATCCAGACGGTGCGACGGGGTGGCGACGATGCCGCGCCCAATATCGAACTCGTCCTCGTCTCGCCGGAATACCGGAACCGCGGCATCGGGTCGAGACTGGTCGACGCGGCGCTCGGAGCCCTTGCCCTGCCAGGCTATCGCGAGGTCTCCTCGCTGACATGGGGCGGGAACAGCGGCATGAACGCTACCTTCGCCAGGCGCGGTGGAAAGACGGGATCAGCCTATCTGACCTATAGCTTGACGACCTGA
- a CDS encoding LacI family DNA-binding transcriptional regulator, protein MKPSRPNLSELARHLGVSIATVSNALSGKGRLSPELAARIRDAASSMGYVPSQAGRALRTGRSGVLGLVLPDIGNPLYPEIAQEIERVATNAGYGVLIANSRDEIAAQDKAIFQLIERGVDGIVIVPRRGTTVPETACPIAIIDTPKTPRNTVSADHFEGGRQVARHLAALGHGKILLVGDDPSSNVQNTRINGMRAELSDVETETVWIVEIEARRGKGCALGLADWRSRGFSAFACVSDPHALRALTELQSAGIAIPAEASITGFDNLQWSSFISPPLTTVKMNMPEIATLALDALVEAIQSREASDDTPSPPVTARKAAVPMELVIRRSSGPAPKEQPAAGLSQEETKHA, encoded by the coding sequence GTGAAGCCTTCGCGACCGAACCTTTCGGAACTGGCGCGACACCTCGGGGTGTCGATCGCGACGGTGTCGAATGCATTGTCGGGCAAGGGGCGCCTGTCGCCGGAACTGGCCGCGCGCATCCGCGATGCCGCCAGCAGCATGGGCTATGTTCCGAGCCAGGCCGGCCGGGCGCTTCGCACCGGCCGCAGCGGCGTTCTCGGCCTCGTGCTTCCCGACATCGGCAATCCGCTCTATCCGGAGATCGCGCAGGAAATCGAGCGCGTGGCGACCAATGCCGGCTACGGCGTGCTGATCGCCAACTCCCGCGACGAGATCGCCGCGCAGGACAAGGCGATCTTCCAGCTCATCGAACGCGGCGTCGACGGCATCGTCATCGTTCCCCGCCGCGGCACCACGGTGCCGGAAACCGCCTGCCCCATCGCCATCATCGACACGCCGAAGACGCCGCGCAACACGGTTTCGGCCGATCATTTCGAGGGCGGCCGCCAGGTTGCCCGACACCTCGCCGCGCTCGGCCACGGGAAGATCCTGCTGGTCGGCGACGACCCCAGTTCCAATGTGCAGAACACCCGCATCAACGGCATGCGCGCCGAACTCAGCGACGTCGAAACGGAGACCGTCTGGATCGTCGAGATCGAGGCACGGCGCGGCAAGGGCTGCGCGCTTGGCCTGGCGGACTGGCGCAGCCGGGGCTTTTCGGCCTTCGCCTGCGTGTCCGACCCCCATGCGCTGCGCGCCCTTACGGAACTTCAGTCCGCCGGCATCGCCATTCCGGCGGAGGCCAGCATCACCGGCTTCGACAATCTGCAATGGTCGTCCTTCATCTCGCCGCCGCTGACGACCGTGAAGATGAACATGCCGGAAATCGCCACGCTGGCGCTCGACGCGCTGGTCGAGGCCATCCAGTCCCGCGAAGCCTCGGACGACACGCCGAGCCCGCCCGTCACCGCTCGCAAGGCCGCCGTGCCGATGGAGCTTGTCATCCGCCGTTCCAGTGGTCCCGCTCCGAAGGAGCAGCCAGCGGCCGGCCTTTCTCAGGAGGAGACCAAACATGCATAA
- a CDS encoding ABC transporter substrate-binding protein: MHKKLLAASVFWLVGGTLASAQEQTLTISVYAFAQDEFNEALYKPFEAECGCKLVVETGNSIERLAKLEANKDAPVIDMAVFSLADALAAARKGLTEKVDNSKLTNYAKLYDFAKDPNGDGMSVGYTFYKTGIAYRTDKMKIESWADLLKDEYAGHVALPNITTNQGGPVLSMIGKALGKDTPDLKDAIAAVGEKRDEFVTFYVKSSQLVQLMQQEEIWAAPMGHFSWAGIAKLDLPVGWATTKEGDTGDMNAMVLVKGSKNQDLALKFMDFWLSTPMQTKIAEMLIDSPANKEVVLAPEIAEKLTYGADVANKLTFMPAATTLDYREKWLAEWNTSVAQ, from the coding sequence ATGCATAAGAAGCTTCTTGCCGCCAGTGTGTTCTGGCTCGTAGGCGGCACGCTCGCGTCCGCCCAGGAGCAGACGCTGACCATTTCCGTCTACGCCTTCGCCCAGGACGAATTCAACGAAGCGCTCTACAAGCCCTTCGAAGCTGAATGCGGCTGCAAGCTCGTGGTGGAGACCGGCAACAGCATCGAGCGCCTCGCCAAGCTCGAGGCCAACAAGGATGCACCGGTCATCGACATGGCCGTCTTCTCGCTCGCCGATGCGCTGGCCGCCGCCCGCAAGGGCCTGACGGAGAAGGTCGACAATTCCAAGCTCACCAACTACGCCAAGCTCTACGACTTCGCCAAGGACCCGAACGGCGACGGCATGAGCGTCGGCTATACCTTCTACAAGACCGGCATCGCCTACCGCACGGACAAGATGAAGATCGAGTCCTGGGCCGATCTCCTGAAGGACGAGTATGCCGGCCACGTCGCCCTGCCGAACATCACCACCAACCAGGGTGGCCCTGTCCTGTCGATGATCGGCAAGGCGCTCGGCAAGGATACCCCCGACCTGAAGGACGCCATCGCCGCCGTCGGCGAGAAGCGCGACGAATTCGTCACCTTCTACGTCAAGAGCTCGCAGCTCGTGCAGCTGATGCAGCAGGAAGAAATCTGGGCCGCCCCGATGGGTCACTTCTCCTGGGCCGGCATCGCCAAGCTCGACCTGCCGGTCGGCTGGGCCACCACCAAGGAAGGCGACACCGGCGACATGAACGCGATGGTGCTTGTCAAGGGCTCCAAGAACCAGGACCTCGCGCTGAAGTTCATGGACTTCTGGCTCTCCACGCCCATGCAGACCAAGATCGCCGAAATGCTGATCGACAGCCCGGCCAACAAGGAGGTCGTTCTCGCCCCCGAGATCGCGGAAAAGCTGACCTACGGCGCCGACGTCGCCAACAAGCTGACCTTCATGCCGGCCGCCACCACGCTCGACTACCGCGAGAAGTGGCTTGCCGAATGGAACACCTCGGTCGCGCAGTAA
- a CDS encoding ABC transporter permease, which yields MFQNRAEALALALPAAVFATVIFLVPVVIVLAEGFHSPAGWTFSAYTSFFSEPLNRLVLVRTFKLGLAVTLVSAVIGYAAAFAIVNLSPSGKGRMIGLISLPLMISPVARTYAWIVILGRTGIVNQALQAVGLSDEPIRLLFTETAVFIGLLQLFLPLMILSLISALENMPKDAILAARVLGANWFQVFWKVILPLTREGLVVGGTLVFTGSLTAYITPAILGGSKVLMLETLLFQRVTVANDFVSASVIAFILIAMCFAANLLLKRLATARNKR from the coding sequence ATGTTTCAAAATCGCGCCGAAGCCCTGGCGCTGGCTTTGCCGGCCGCCGTCTTCGCGACCGTCATATTCCTGGTGCCCGTCGTCATCGTGCTGGCCGAAGGCTTCCACAGCCCCGCGGGCTGGACCTTCTCGGCCTATACCAGTTTCTTCTCCGAACCGCTCAACCGGCTGGTTCTGGTGCGCACCTTCAAGCTCGGCCTCGCGGTGACGCTGGTTTCGGCGGTCATCGGCTATGCCGCAGCCTTCGCCATCGTCAATCTCAGCCCGTCCGGCAAGGGCCGCATGATCGGCCTCATCTCGCTGCCGCTGATGATCTCGCCGGTGGCGCGCACCTATGCCTGGATCGTCATCCTCGGCCGCACCGGCATCGTCAACCAGGCGCTGCAGGCCGTCGGGCTCAGCGACGAGCCGATCCGCCTGCTCTTCACCGAGACCGCCGTCTTCATCGGCCTCCTGCAGCTCTTCCTGCCGCTGATGATCCTCTCGCTGATCAGCGCGCTGGAAAACATGCCGAAGGATGCGATCCTCGCCGCGCGCGTGCTCGGGGCCAACTGGTTCCAGGTGTTCTGGAAGGTCATCCTGCCGCTTACCCGCGAAGGCCTCGTCGTCGGCGGCACGCTGGTCTTCACCGGCTCGCTCACCGCCTATATCACCCCGGCCATCCTCGGCGGCTCGAAGGTGCTGATGCTGGAGACCCTGCTCTTCCAGCGCGTCACCGTCGCCAACGATTTCGTCTCGGCGAGCGTGATCGCCTTCATCCTGATCGCCATGTGTTTTGCCGCGAACCTTCTTCTGAAGCGTCTTGCGACCGCGAGGAACAAGCGATGA
- a CDS encoding ABC transporter permease, with protein MNRTLSTTILTALLIFLIGPFLIIVAASLSAGDTLAFPPQGLSLRWILKVFTVESFRDSFIMSMILAVGGTFVALLLGVPAAYALSRYKLPFGEVINTIVTLPIIVPGIIVGLALLRYLVVPFSFSIGLALFLAHTALVLPYTVRVVSSSFNNLRSDMEEAAVLLGATRLGAFFKVVLPNIHSGILAAFILGFVTSFNQVPVSLFLSGPGVRTLPIDMLSYMETTYDPSVAALSALLALMSIGIVFLAERFLGFSRYV; from the coding sequence ATGAACCGCACCCTTTCCACCACCATCCTGACGGCGCTGCTGATCTTCCTGATCGGCCCGTTCCTCATCATCGTCGCGGCCTCGCTTTCGGCCGGCGATACGCTCGCCTTCCCGCCGCAGGGCCTGTCGCTGCGCTGGATCCTGAAGGTCTTCACCGTCGAGAGCTTCCGCGACAGCTTCATCATGTCGATGATCCTCGCCGTCGGCGGCACCTTCGTGGCGCTCCTGCTCGGCGTGCCCGCAGCCTATGCGCTGTCGCGCTACAAGCTGCCCTTCGGCGAGGTGATCAACACCATCGTCACGTTGCCGATCATCGTGCCGGGCATCATCGTCGGCCTCGCGCTCCTGCGCTACCTCGTCGTGCCCTTCAGCTTCTCGATCGGCCTTGCGCTGTTCCTGGCGCACACCGCGCTCGTGCTGCCCTATACGGTGCGCGTCGTCTCCTCCTCCTTCAACAACCTGCGTTCCGACATGGAGGAAGCGGCGGTGCTGCTCGGAGCGACCCGGCTTGGCGCCTTCTTCAAGGTGGTGCTGCCGAACATCCATTCGGGCATCCTCGCCGCCTTCATCCTCGGCTTCGTGACGAGCTTCAACCAGGTGCCGGTCTCCCTGTTCCTGTCCGGCCCGGGCGTGCGCACGCTGCCCATCGACATGCTCTCCTACATGGAAACCACCTACGATCCCTCCGTCGCTGCGTTATCGGCACTTCTCGCCCTGATGTCGATCGGCATCGTCTTCCTCGCAGAACGCTTCCTTGGATTCTCCCGCTATGTCTGA
- a CDS encoding nucleoside hydrolase, with product MGVWIDTDMGFDDIAAILVAARGSEPIDGISLVFGNSGFARVRQNAASAVAAFGWTFPIHDGRALPVLGRLETAESILSEAGMLTAGRSLPPAPLLPESDAFTALCHWLETADGPRRILALGPLTNIAALALARPDLAGKIGDLTWMGGGLTAGNHTASAEFNAFADPEALAIVLAHGLPLRMVDLDLCRKVITYPADVEPIRAAGGKNADLLADLLAGYISIGTSRGRPGMAVYDPSAAVAFVRPEAVTFTEARIDVELAGALTRGRTVVDVRASGRNAAFAAEIDVAVARDLILGALAAEARL from the coding sequence ATGGGTGTGTGGATCGACACCGATATGGGCTTCGACGACATCGCCGCCATTCTCGTGGCGGCGCGTGGGTCCGAGCCCATCGACGGCATTTCGCTGGTCTTCGGCAATTCCGGCTTTGCCCGCGTCCGGCAGAACGCCGCTTCGGCCGTCGCGGCCTTCGGCTGGACCTTCCCCATCCATGACGGCCGCGCCCTGCCGGTGCTCGGCCGCCTTGAAACGGCGGAGAGCATTCTCAGCGAGGCCGGCATGCTGACCGCCGGCCGCAGCCTGCCGCCGGCGCCCCTGCTACCGGAAAGCGATGCCTTCACCGCCCTCTGCCACTGGCTGGAGACGGCGGATGGGCCACGCCGCATCCTTGCCCTCGGCCCGCTCACCAACATCGCCGCGCTGGCGCTCGCCCGGCCGGATCTTGCCGGCAAGATCGGCGACCTCACCTGGATGGGCGGCGGATTGACAGCTGGCAACCACACCGCCTCGGCCGAATTCAACGCCTTCGCCGACCCGGAGGCACTGGCCATCGTGCTTGCTCATGGCCTGCCGCTGCGCATGGTCGATCTAGATCTCTGCCGCAAGGTCATCACCTACCCCGCCGACGTGGAGCCGATCCGCGCCGCAGGCGGAAAGAACGCGGACCTGCTGGCCGATCTCCTCGCAGGCTACATCTCCATCGGCACCAGCCGTGGCCGGCCCGGCATGGCGGTTTACGACCCCTCCGCCGCCGTCGCCTTTGTGCGCCCCGAGGCCGTCACCTTTACCGAGGCCCGCATCGACGTGGAGCTTGCAGGCGCGCTGACGCGCGGCCGGACGGTTGTGGACGTACGGGCCTCCGGGCGCAATGCCGCTTTTGCCGCCGAAATCGACGTCGCCGTCGCGCGCGACCTCATCCTCGGCGCGCTTGCCGCGGAGGCCCGACTGTGA
- a CDS encoding adenine deaminase: MNGPRDLDDRTLRSRAVAAARGDSAFDMLIRGGTLIDMATGERRAADIGLVGPLISSVHAPGERQDAAETIDACGLFLSPGLIDTHMHVESSMITPAAYEAATLPRGVTTLVWDPHELGNVHGVDGVDWAIAATRPLAQRHVVLAPSCVPSAPGLELAGADFPGETIAALLARPEIGGIAEVMDMRAVIEDRPRMSAILAAGRAAGKPIHGHARSLTGGDLQAFVAAGVSSDHEIVSAADLLQKLRAGLTIELRGSHDHLLPECVAALNGLPQFPQTLTLCTDDVFPDDLFVAGGLDDVVRRVVRYGLAPERALQAATLNAARRIGRDDLGLLAPGRRADIVLFRDLVDFRAKLVLANGRIVARGGALTEAAREIDAAPLRASMHLAPLGENDFRVPCEGTDATIALIAKPRFTEWADAVAKVEDGFVVPPEGTTLIAVAHRHGRADSRPRVGFLSGWGHWRGALATTVSHDSHNLTVFGGNARDMAAAANAVIAAGGGMAVAAEGKVLALLELPLSGLVSDAPLEAVAGAFAAVRAAADGIVDWQPPYLVFKAVFGATLACNAGPHQTDRGIADGTTGSLLESPILSVRTAS, from the coding sequence GTGAACGGACCCCGCGATCTCGACGACCGGACCCTGCGCAGCCGCGCCGTTGCCGCCGCGCGCGGCGACAGCGCCTTCGACATGCTCATTCGCGGCGGTACGCTGATCGACATGGCGACCGGCGAACGCCGCGCCGCCGACATCGGCCTTGTCGGCCCGCTGATATCAAGCGTGCACGCGCCCGGGGAACGGCAGGATGCCGCCGAGACCATCGACGCCTGCGGCCTCTTCCTCTCGCCGGGCCTCATCGACACGCATATGCATGTCGAAAGCTCGATGATCACGCCCGCCGCCTATGAGGCCGCCACCCTGCCGCGCGGCGTGACGACCCTCGTCTGGGACCCGCACGAACTCGGCAATGTGCACGGTGTCGACGGCGTCGACTGGGCGATCGCCGCGACGCGCCCGCTGGCACAACGCCATGTGGTGCTCGCCCCGTCCTGCGTGCCCTCGGCACCGGGGCTGGAATTGGCCGGCGCGGATTTCCCCGGCGAGACCATCGCCGCCCTGCTTGCCCGCCCGGAAATCGGCGGCATCGCGGAGGTGATGGACATGCGTGCCGTCATCGAGGACCGGCCGCGCATGAGCGCCATCCTCGCCGCCGGCCGCGCCGCCGGAAAACCCATCCACGGCCACGCCCGCAGCCTCACCGGCGGCGACCTGCAGGCCTTCGTCGCGGCGGGTGTCAGCTCCGACCATGAGATCGTCTCCGCCGCGGACCTGCTGCAGAAACTGCGCGCCGGCCTCACCATCGAGCTGCGCGGTTCACACGACCACCTCCTGCCGGAATGCGTGGCCGCGCTGAACGGCCTGCCCCAGTTTCCACAGACGCTGACGCTCTGCACCGATGACGTCTTCCCGGACGATCTCTTCGTCGCCGGCGGCCTCGACGACGTGGTGCGCCGCGTCGTGCGCTATGGCCTCGCGCCCGAACGGGCCTTGCAGGCCGCCACCCTCAACGCCGCCCGCCGCATCGGTCGCGACGACCTCGGCCTCCTCGCCCCCGGCCGCCGGGCCGATATCGTGCTGTTCCGAGACCTCGTCGATTTCCGCGCGAAACTGGTGCTGGCAAACGGCCGCATCGTTGCGCGCGGCGGCGCCCTCACCGAGGCAGCCCGGGAGATCGATGCCGCGCCGCTGCGCGCCTCCATGCACCTTGCCCCGCTCGGTGAGAACGACTTCCGCGTTCCCTGCGAGGGTACGGACGCCACCATCGCCCTTATCGCCAAGCCGCGCTTCACCGAATGGGCCGACGCCGTGGCGAAGGTCGAGGACGGCTTCGTCGTGCCGCCCGAAGGCACGACGCTGATCGCCGTCGCGCACCGGCACGGCCGGGCCGACAGCCGCCCGCGCGTCGGCTTCCTTTCCGGCTGGGGCCATTGGCGCGGTGCGCTCGCCACCACCGTCTCGCATGACAGCCACAACCTCACCGTCTTCGGCGGCAATGCGCGCGACATGGCCGCGGCCGCCAATGCGGTGATCGCGGCCGGCGGCGGCATGGCCGTCGCCGCGGAGGGCAAGGTGCTTGCCTTACTGGAACTGCCGCTCTCCGGCCTCGTTTCGGATGCCCCGCTGGAAGCGGTCGCCGGTGCCTTCGCCGCCGTGCGCGCGGCCGCGGACGGCATCGTCGACTGGCAGCCGCCCTATCTGGTGTTCAAGGCCGTGTTCGGTGCGACGCTCGCCTGCAATGCCGGCCCGCACCAGACCGACCGCGGCATTGCCGACGGCACGACCGGCAGTCTCCTGGAATCGCCGATCCTCAGCGTGAGGACCGCCTCGTGA
- a CDS encoding DMT family transporter gives MPAAATPSRAGLLLPIVFVPLWSSGFALARLVAPHAEPLTFLAVRFALALVALAAIALWKGAAWPRSGREWRQALLTGFLIHGVYLGGVFWSVAHGLPTAISALMAGMQPLLVTLLAPRLLGEHMSRKGAIGILVGALGTLVTLAPKLGATDTGGIPLFPLFVCLAGVLAITLGSIYVKRSSIAADPLTNTAAQYIGALVPTALVVPFVGGPAFDTSAVPLWVGLAWAVFGMSIGAILLLLHMIRAGALSKVSSLFFLVPGVSALMAWIGFGESLTLMQVAGLSIATIGVSLASRG, from the coding sequence ATGCCCGCCGCAGCAACGCCCAGCCGCGCCGGCCTCCTGCTGCCGATCGTCTTCGTGCCGCTCTGGTCGAGCGGCTTTGCGCTGGCGCGCCTCGTCGCGCCCCATGCCGAACCCCTTACCTTCCTTGCCGTGCGCTTCGCGCTCGCCCTCGTGGCGCTCGCGGCCATCGCGCTCTGGAAAGGCGCGGCATGGCCGCGGTCCGGGCGGGAATGGCGGCAGGCGCTCCTGACCGGCTTCCTCATCCACGGCGTCTATCTCGGCGGCGTCTTCTGGTCGGTGGCGCACGGCCTGCCGACGGCGATCTCCGCCCTGATGGCCGGCATGCAGCCGCTGCTCGTCACGCTCCTCGCCCCCAGGCTGCTCGGCGAACACATGTCGCGCAAGGGCGCCATCGGCATCCTCGTCGGCGCGCTCGGCACGCTGGTCACGCTCGCGCCCAAGCTCGGCGCGACGGATACCGGCGGCATTCCGCTCTTTCCCCTTTTCGTCTGCCTGGCGGGCGTGCTCGCCATCACCCTCGGCTCGATCTATGTGAAGCGCAGCTCGATCGCCGCCGACCCGCTCACCAACACCGCCGCGCAATATATCGGCGCGCTGGTGCCGACGGCGCTCGTCGTGCCCTTCGTCGGCGGCCCGGCCTTCGACACATCGGCCGTGCCGCTGTGGGTCGGCCTTGCCTGGGCGGTCTTCGGCATGTCCATCGGCGCGATCCTGCTGCTCCTGCACATGATCCGCGCGGGTGCGCTGTCGAAAGTGTCCTCGCTGTTCTTCCTCGTGCCCGGCGTTTCGGCCCTGATGGCCTGGATCGGCTTCGGCGAAAGCCTGACCCTCATGCAGGTTGCCGGCCTTTCCATCGCCACCATCGGCGTTTCGCTCGCCAGCCGCGGCTGA
- a CDS encoding amidohydrolase, giving the protein MTTLAEMIAASNAPAVVVRRDLHRYPETAFLEYRTASRIAALLDSLGFAVRTGRDVMDYDAVIDPPSAEKVAEAKAAALAAGGDPLWMDRMPDGLTGIVADYHFGEGPVVAFRFDMDALPVSETDAGGHRPNAGDYRSRFDGRMHACGHDGHVGIGLALARRIAQEKNLSGTVRLIFQPAEESARGAAPMVAGGAVEGVDYLFVGHLGCFLPSGKVAASATGFLFSSRFAVTFRGAVAHAAMGPQEGRNALLAGAAAALGLHGISRFAGAETFVNVGVLRAGTAFNIVADTCEMLVEVRANSGDAHDYMVERLSAVLNGAAAMHQCAVERVRKGHMPGNENSPEAVTLIAEAADGLPGVTEVLPEWSIGGGDDACLMIRKVRETGGIAAYCIIGSDIPAVHHAADFDIDEASLETGVALFANVARRLLGSAG; this is encoded by the coding sequence ATGACCACCCTTGCCGAAATGATCGCCGCCAGCAACGCCCCCGCCGTGGTCGTGCGCCGCGACCTGCACCGCTATCCGGAAACGGCCTTTCTGGAATATCGCACCGCCTCGCGCATCGCCGCTCTGCTCGACAGCCTCGGCTTTGCCGTGCGCACCGGCCGCGATGTCATGGACTACGACGCGGTGATCGACCCGCCCTCGGCCGAGAAGGTGGCCGAGGCGAAGGCGGCGGCGCTCGCCGCCGGCGGCGATCCCCTCTGGATGGACCGCATGCCCGATGGCCTGACCGGTATCGTCGCCGACTATCATTTCGGCGAAGGCCCCGTCGTCGCCTTCCGCTTCGACATGGACGCCCTGCCGGTCAGCGAGACGGACGCGGGCGGCCACCGGCCGAATGCCGGGGACTACCGTTCCCGCTTTGACGGTCGCATGCATGCCTGCGGCCATGACGGGCATGTCGGCATCGGCCTGGCGCTCGCCCGCCGGATCGCGCAGGAGAAGAACCTTTCCGGCACGGTGCGGCTGATCTTCCAGCCGGCGGAGGAAAGTGCGCGCGGCGCCGCGCCCATGGTGGCGGGCGGCGCGGTGGAGGGCGTGGACTACCTCTTCGTCGGGCATCTCGGCTGCTTCCTGCCCTCGGGCAAGGTTGCCGCGAGCGCCACCGGCTTCCTGTTCTCCAGCCGCTTCGCGGTGACCTTCCGCGGCGCCGTCGCCCATGCGGCCATGGGCCCGCAGGAGGGGCGCAATGCGCTGCTCGCCGGCGCGGCGGCGGCGCTCGGCCTGCACGGCATCTCGCGCTTTGCCGGCGCGGAAACCTTCGTCAATGTCGGCGTGCTGCGCGCCGGCACGGCCTTCAACATCGTCGCCGACACCTGCGAAATGCTGGTGGAGGTGCGCGCCAACAGCGGCGATGCCCACGACTACATGGTCGAACGCCTCTCCGCCGTGCTCAACGGCGCGGCTGCCATGCACCAGTGCGCGGTGGAGCGCGTGCGCAAGGGCCATATGCCCGGCAACGAGAACAGTCCGGAGGCCGTCACCCTCATCGCCGAGGCTGCAGATGGCCTGCCCGGCGTGACGGAAGTCCTGCCGGAATGGTCGATCGGCGGCGGCGACGACGCCTGCCTGATGATCCGCAAGGTGCGCGAGACCGGCGGCATCGCCGCCTATTGCATCATCGGCAGCGACATCCCCGCCGTGCACCATGCCGCCGATTTCGACATCGACGAGGCCTCGCTGGAAACCGGCGTCGCGCTCTTCGCCAATGTTGCGCGCCGCCTGCTCGGGTCGGCCGGATAG